The uncultured Methanomethylovorans sp. genome contains a region encoding:
- a CDS encoding DUF169 domain-containing protein: MNNEEIQKLGKELIDTLHLKTSPVAVHLVKADEELPADIPRIGENIRHCQMVDNTRRKGSQFYAVLDDHMCKGGAAVMGLTEMGEKLKTGEVYYHLNHFGSLDAAKNTMEKVPRVPANSVKAVVYSPLEKTTFKPDVILIITTPKQVMELSQALLHKDGGRVNASFAGKQSVCADGVAYPYLSGEAGVTIGCSGSRKYTEIKEDEMIMSIPVDMLPGLVASAKTMFNN; the protein is encoded by the coding sequence ATGAACAACGAAGAGATCCAGAAATTAGGAAAAGAGCTTATAGACACACTCCATCTGAAAACATCACCTGTAGCCGTACATCTTGTTAAAGCAGATGAAGAACTGCCTGCTGATATCCCGAGAATAGGAGAAAACATCAGACATTGTCAGATGGTGGATAACACAAGGAGAAAAGGATCTCAATTCTATGCAGTACTTGATGACCACATGTGCAAAGGCGGGGCCGCAGTAATGGGACTTACCGAAATGGGTGAGAAACTGAAGACAGGAGAAGTGTACTATCACCTTAACCATTTCGGATCACTGGATGCCGCAAAAAACACAATGGAGAAAGTTCCACGAGTACCAGCGAATTCAGTAAAAGCTGTAGTATATTCACCTCTTGAGAAAACCACATTTAAACCTGATGTGATTCTGATCATCACAACCCCTAAACAAGTAATGGAACTGTCGCAAGCACTACTTCACAAAGATGGAGGACGTGTCAATGCAAGTTTTGCTGGCAAGCAGAGCGTTTGTGCAGATGGTGTAGCTTACCCATACCTTTCAGGGGAAGCAGGTGTGACAATAGGATGCAGCGGTAGCCGTAAATACACCGAGATTAAAGAAGACGAGATGATTATGAGCATACCAGTGGACATGTTGCCTGGACTTGTAGCCTCTGCAAAAACGATGTTCAATAACTGA
- the cfbA gene encoding sirohydrochlorin nickelochelatase, whose translation MSEKIGILTIGHGSRLPYNNQVVTEIADIIAKKHPEYVVKAGFMEMSTPSLEEALLSFQGTGVSTIVAVPVFLASGVHITKDIPAILKLDPETKEGSIKMNGQQVKILYGKPLGSDELIADLIFKRAQEVL comes from the coding sequence ATGAGTGAAAAGATTGGTATCCTTACAATAGGCCACGGAAGCAGATTGCCTTACAACAATCAGGTTGTTACAGAGATTGCAGATATTATTGCTAAAAAACACCCTGAATACGTTGTTAAAGCAGGATTTATGGAAATGAGCACTCCTTCATTGGAAGAAGCATTGCTTTCATTCCAAGGTACTGGCGTGAGCACCATTGTAGCTGTACCTGTATTCCTTGCATCTGGTGTACATATTACCAAGGATATTCCAGCTATATTGAAGCTCGACCCTGAGACTAAAGAGGGTAGCATAAAAATGAATGGTCAGCAGGTAAAGATCCTCTACGGTAAACCTCTTGGAAGCGATGAGCTTATTGCAGACTTGATCTTCAAGAGAGCACAGGAAGTTCTTTAA
- the fdhD gene encoding formate dehydrogenase accessory sulfurtransferase FdhD yields the protein MREDQHENSSSVTEESRRDEGIVPSSLYTTIACMEISGDQRKKIEADVIIEEVFDLFINDVHLTTFYASPRELEELAVGFMVCEGFISRDDVWNILFIDIGPKRIDCKIDIDTSQLFNLGRVERCGTTLFTPKSRPLLPKDVFFSPQVIFNAVGKLKEWGNAWKKTGGAHSSLVCDTSGKILVFCEDIGRSCSVDKAVGKALLEGIDISKCALVTTGRLAGTMVSKAIYSGFPLMASKGATVKEAVLLAQDADMTLVGFVREPNMYVYSAEYRVL from the coding sequence ATGAGAGAGGACCAGCACGAAAATAGTTCCTCTGTTACGGAGGAATCCAGAAGAGATGAAGGTATTGTTCCTTCTTCTCTATATACTACTATAGCGTGCATGGAAATCTCCGGCGACCAGAGAAAAAAAATAGAAGCGGATGTTATTATTGAAGAGGTATTTGACCTTTTCATCAATGATGTCCACCTCACTACTTTTTATGCAAGTCCTAGGGAACTTGAGGAGCTTGCAGTTGGATTCATGGTATGTGAAGGCTTCATCAGCAGGGATGATGTCTGGAATATACTCTTTATCGATATAGGTCCCAAAAGGATTGATTGTAAGATTGATATCGATACTTCTCAGCTGTTTAACCTTGGGCGTGTGGAGAGGTGTGGTACAACACTTTTTACTCCCAAGAGCCGTCCTTTATTGCCTAAGGATGTGTTTTTCAGTCCACAGGTCATATTCAATGCAGTGGGAAAACTGAAAGAGTGGGGTAATGCCTGGAAAAAGACTGGTGGCGCTCATTCATCACTGGTATGTGATACTTCAGGTAAGATTCTTGTGTTCTGTGAGGATATAGGACGCTCCTGTTCTGTGGACAAAGCGGTGGGAAAAGCATTGCTTGAGGGCATAGATATTTCCAAATGTGCGCTTGTCACTACGGGCAGGCTTGCGGGTACTATGGTCTCAAAGGCCATATATTCGGGCTTTCCTCTCATGGCAAGTAAAGGTGCCACTGTAAAAGAAGCAGTGTTACTTGCACAAGATGCTGATATGACTCTCGTAGGTTTCGTGAGAGAGCCTAATATGTATGTTTATAGTGCAGAATATCGAGTGTTATAG
- a CDS encoding formylmethanofuran dehydrogenase subunit B gives MVARNIICPVCGASCDDIVVDFKGDTIDVQNACKMGNAKFQEVVSHHRIREPLVRENGKLRPATWDEALDRAAQILVKSRRPFFFMGSETSIEAQEVGLHMGEYLGAAVDSNATICHGPTAMGIQEAGRSGATAGQAKNRADMIIYWGTNPLESMPRHMSRYGVFPRGYWTKRGRFDRTIVTVDPRKTPTTEASDLHVQLNPNTDYELLSGLFTIVNGKKPHPSVEEITGIPIEVMEQVVTMMKESNFVSIYVGLGVSSSYGKHRNIEIALNLVKEMNNYTKCVLGALRGHCNVAGFNQLATYLYGYPFGLDFSRGYPRYNPGEYTCVDLLREKDTDATLVMCADLVDHIPAETAEYMAQIPTICIDIAPCPTVTVSEVVLPGVIDAMECDGTFYRLDDVPVYFQPFTESPFPYTKSNEDTLKQLFDRVKKLKEA, from the coding sequence ATGGGTAATGCCAAATTCCAGGAAGTTGTGAGCCATCATAGGATAAGAGAACCCCTGGTAAGAGAGAATGGCAAGCTGAGGCCTGCAACATGGGATGAAGCGCTGGATAGGGCTGCTCAGATCCTGGTAAAATCCAGAAGGCCCTTTTTCTTTATGGGTAGTGAAACATCCATCGAGGCTCAAGAGGTTGGTTTGCACATGGGGGAATATCTCGGTGCTGCAGTTGACTCTAATGCCACTATCTGTCATGGACCTACAGCAATGGGTATACAGGAAGCAGGCAGGTCAGGAGCTACAGCAGGACAGGCAAAGAATAGGGCTGATATGATCATCTATTGGGGAACAAATCCTCTGGAATCCATGCCCAGGCACATGTCCAGGTATGGTGTTTTTCCAAGAGGTTACTGGACTAAGAGGGGCAGGTTTGACCGTACTATCGTTACGGTAGACCCAAGAAAGACTCCAACAACCGAGGCATCTGATTTGCATGTGCAGCTTAATCCTAACACTGACTATGAGCTGCTGAGTGGATTGTTTACTATCGTTAATGGTAAGAAGCCTCATCCTTCAGTTGAAGAGATAACCGGTATTCCTATTGAAGTCATGGAACAGGTTGTCACAATGATGAAGGAGTCAAATTTCGTGTCCATCTATGTAGGTCTTGGTGTATCTTCATCGTACGGAAAGCACAGGAACATCGAGATTGCACTGAACCTCGTAAAGGAAATGAACAATTATACTAAGTGTGTCCTAGGGGCACTGAGAGGGCACTGCAACGTAGCGGGTTTCAACCAGCTTGCAACTTACCTCTATGGTTATCCATTCGGTTTGGATTTCTCAAGAGGCTACCCGAGATACAATCCAGGAGAGTATACCTGTGTGGACCTGCTGCGTGAAAAGGACACGGATGCTACACTGGTAATGTGTGCTGACCTTGTGGATCACATTCCTGCAGAAACTGCAGAATATATGGCACAGATACCGACGATATGTATTGACATTGCACCTTGTCCAACTGTCACTGTTTCTGAAGTAGTGCTGCCAGGTGTTATCGATGCTATGGAATGTGATGGTACCTTCTATAGGCTAGATGATGTTCCAGTCTACTTCCAGCCTTTCACGGAATCTCCATTCCCTTACACAAAGAGCAATGAAGACACCCTGAAACAGCTTTTCGACAGAGTTAAGAAACTCAAGGAAGCATGA